From a single Brassica oleracea var. oleracea cultivar TO1000 chromosome C5, BOL, whole genome shotgun sequence genomic region:
- the LOC106293291 gene encoding REF/SRPP-like protein At3g05500 — MAQTDINQPKLDMTKEEKERLKYLEFVQAAAVEALLRFALIYAKAKDKSGPLKPGVESVEGAVKTVVGPVYHKYHDVPVEVLKYMDQKVDVSVSELDRRVPPVVKQVSAQAISAAQIAPILARALATEVRRAGVVETASGVAKSVYTKYEPAAKELYASYEPKAEQCAVSAWKKLNQLPLFPRLAQVAVPTAAFCSEKYNDTVVMAAEKGYRFTSYMPLVPTERISKIFGDEKTETKPLEFHPLD; from the exons ATGGCACAAACCGATATCAATCAGCCGAAACTAGATATG ACAAAGGAGGAGAAAGAGAGGTTGAAGTATTTGGAGTTCGTGCAAGCTGCTGCTGTTGAAGCATTGCTTCGCTTTGCTCTCATTTACGCAAAGGCTAAGGACAAGTCTGGTCCTTTGAAACCAGGTGTTGAATCCGTTGAAGGAGCTGTCAAGACTGTGGTCGGTCCTGTCTACCATAAGTACCACGACGTCCCCGTCGAGGTTCTTAAATACATGGACCAGAAG GTTGACGTGTCTGTGAGTGAGCTTGACCGCCGCGTCCCACCAGTGGTCAAACAAGTGTCTGCACAAGCCATCTCAGCTGCTCAGATAGCACCCATCTTGGCTCGTGCTTTAGCCACTGAGGTTCGACGTGCTGGCGTTGTGGAAACCGCATCTGGGGTGGCTAAATCCGTCTACACCAAGTACGAGCCTGCCGCTAAGGAGTTGTACGCAAGCTACGAGCCAAAAGCGGAGCAGTGCGCAGTTTCGGCTTGGAAGAAGCTGAACCAGCTTCCTCTGTTCCCGAGGCTGGCTCAGGTAGCTGTACCAACGGCTGCTTTCTGCTCTGAGAAGTATAATGATACGGTGGTGATGGCTGCAGAGAAAGGGTACAGGTTCACATCGTACATGCCTTTGGTTCCAACAGAGAGGATCTCAAAGATCTTCGGGGACGAGAAGACTGAGACTAAGCCGTTGGAGTTTCATCCTCTTGATTGA
- the LOC106292829 gene encoding protein RALF-like 22 → MNSRAIYAVVAILAIVISAVNASVGDFGGSLDFVRAGSSSLFSGCKGSIAECIAEEEEMEFDSDISRRILAQKKYVSYGAMRKSSVPCSRRGASYYNCQRGAQANPYRRGCSTITRCRR, encoded by the coding sequence ATGAACTCTCGGGCGATCTACGCCGTCGTAGCCATCCTCGCGATCGTAATCTCAGCCGTCAACGCAAGCGTCGGCGACTTCGGAGGCTCCCTTGATTTCGTACGAGCCGGATCTTCTTCGCTCTTCTCCGGATGCAAAGGATCCATCGCTGAGTGTATAGCTGAGGAAGAGGAGATGGAGTTCGACTCCGATATCAGCCGGCGCATTCTAGCGCAGAAGAAGTACGTTAGCTACGGTGCGATGAGGAAGAGCAGTGTGCCTTGCTCGCGCCGTGGAGCTTCGTATTACAACTGCCAGCGTGGCGCTCAGGCGAATCCTTACCGCCGTGGATGCAGCACCATCACAAGGTGCAGACGTTGA
- the LOC106292871 gene encoding cell cycle checkpoint control protein RAD9A, with translation MEFSISGNALKTFARSIICLARVGNELVVQASPTQLGLHTLNASRSAYQSITFESSFFDAYAVQGPQAHFSVLLKAVCSVLRTPVASIDHMTVQLPDHDASKVKWALECYSGMKKTYWITCNVEPDIQHLSLDRSRFPSSLVVHPRNLSKLLGNFQSSLQEITIIATDQTSFPSDAASEIGGKAVEFRSYVDPTKDGDSLLHTKLWIDPSEEFLQYTHAGDPIDITFSLKELKAFLSFCEGCEADIHLFFEKAGEPILMAPKFGLGDGSSSSFDATLVLATMLVSQLQEGVPPGPPEAANSTGGLAAEQVGSEPQERTRQSAYEHPSDHTRVWSELSGTGTKSVSGSGERPQAQGQPDMNIQRIRDMEISKDGPPAGDNAPGPSNSQRPTQMDHAEGSRVRAENNQSFSQRHPSNWVDGSEDEDEDDGVEATPPHNEDY, from the exons ATGGAGTTTAGTATAAGCGGCAACGCGCTCAAGACTTTCGCTAGATCCATAATCTGCCTCGCACGCGTCGGCAACGAGCTCGTCGTTCAAGCTTCCCCCACACAG TTGGGATTGCACACTTTGAACGCTTCGCGTTCTGCGTATCAGTCCATCACATTCGAGTCGAGTTTCTTTGATGCTTATGCTGTTCAAGGACCTCAAGCTCATTTCAGCGTCCTTTTGAAG GCTGTTTGTTCTGTTCTTAGGACACCTGTCGCCAGCATTGATCATATGACTGTGCAGTTGCCAGATCATGACGCGTCTAAGGTCAAGTGGGCATTGGAATGTTACAGTG GTATGAAGAAAACATATTGGATTACTTGCAATGTGGAACCAGATATACAGCATCTGTCGCTTGATAGGAGTAGGTTTCCCAGTAGTTTAGTTGTGCATCCTCGGAATCTGAGCAAGTTGCTTGGGAACTTCCAGTCATCCCTCCAAGAGATTACAATAATCGCTACAGACCAAACTTCTTTTCCCTCTGATGCTGCAAGTGAAATAGGTGGGAAAGCTGTTGAGTTCCGGAGCTATGTGGATCCGACCAAAG ATGGTGACTCTTTGTTGCATACTAAGCTATGGATAGATCCATCGGAAGAATTTTTGCAGTATACTCACGCAGGTGATCCTATTGACATCACATTTTCCTTGAAGGAACTAAAG GCCTTTCTTTCATTCTGTGAGGGCTGTGAAGCTGACATTCATCTCTTTTTTGAAAAAGCTGGCGA GCCAATACTGATGGCTCCAAAATTTGGGTTGGGTGATGGGTCAAGCTCAAGTTTTGATGCCACACTCGTTCTCGCGACGATGCTTGTGTCTCAGCTTCAGGAAGGGGTTCCGCCAGGACCTCCGGAAGCAGCGAACTCCACGGGTGGCCTTGCTGCCGAGCAAGTGGGATCAGAGCCTCAAGAACGGACTAGACAGAGTGCCTATGAGCACCCATCTGATCACACACGAGTTTGGTCTGAACTTTCAG GAACTGGCACTAAGAGCGTTAGCGGTTCTGGAGAGAGGCCACAGGCTCAGGGACAACCAGACATGAATATCCAAAGAATTAGAGATATGGAAATATCAAAAGATGGACCACCAGCTGGAGACAATGCTCCCGGACCTTCTAACTC CCAACGTCCCACACAGATGGACCACGCGGAAGGATCTCGAG TACGAGCTGAGAACAACCAAAGCTTCTCCCAGCGTCATCCTAGTAATTGGGTAGACGGAAGTGAGGATGAAGACGAGGACGACGGTGTTGAGGCGACGCCACCTCATAATGAAGATTATTAA
- the LOC106343928 gene encoding formin-like protein 11, which translates to MVYFRQIFLMIIVVAISLQCCSISADERYRTQIGKLVGEDGGEKRKFAVLEKFKALLDLIKPSTPRRRNLAASPWPAPSPSPYPNGGPVESPAYSPAPQRPIPPHLRRPLPQRTHPPGQHEIQSRKHEKGGVFVPLVVSTACGIGFVVCVVVVLCLCLRVRKKNGKTLSFKRKQRKSQKVSINPTLDFLYLNSVGVDLERQSSVPVKETENDDELREEEVKTSMETEILLDSDNAGSYSTKEIVSVQENGDDKTEHSVSASEEDDESFHSVGGGSQYSNPRLSNASSSSVSGIGSSQRFSERELDIPEHSGISHPPPPPPPPLPHFSNRGLLHTLSSQETAKPQTLSSQLSAKVSASSSKPLPPPPPPPPRSLQQPQVTNKTPPPPLSLDFSQRTPLGKDGAPLPKLKPLHWDKVRATPDRTMVWDKIRTSSFEFDEEMIESLFGYTMQTSTKNEDGRCKTPSPGKHLLEPKRLQNFTILLKALNATADQICSALGKGEGLCLQQLEALVKMVPTKEEELKLCSYKGAVDELGSAEKFLRALVGVPFAFQRAEAMLYRETFEDEVVHLRNSFSMLEEACKELKSSRLFLKLLEAVLKTGNRMNVGTIRGGAKAFKLDALLKLSDVKGTDGKTTLLHFVVQEISRSEGIRVSDSIMGRIMNQRPNKNRTAEEKEEDYRRMGLDLVSGLNTELRNVKKTATIDLEGLVSSVSNLRDGLEQLRCLASNEENRAFVSSMNSFLRYGEKSLEELREDEERIMERVGEIAEYFHGDVRGDDKNPLRIFVIVRDFLGMLDQVCRELRCVRVPNSPSPLAPFR; encoded by the exons ATGGTTTACTTTCGTCAGATCTTTCTCATGATCATTGTAGTGGCAATATCATTACAATGCTGTAGCATTTCTGCTGATGAGAGATACCGGACCCAGATCGGAAAACTCGTCGGAGAAGACGGTGGCGAGAAGAGAAAGTTCGCGGTTTTGGAAAAGTTCAAAGCTTTACTCGATTTGATCAAACCCTCTACTCCCCGGCGAAGAAACCTCGCCGCGTCTCCTTGGCCGGCTCCGTCGCCGTCTCCGTATCCAAACGGTGGTCCAGTGGAGTCTCCGGCGTACTCTCCAGCTCCTCAGCGGCCAATCCCGCCGCATCTCCGTCGTCCGTTGCCTCAACGGACGCATCCGCCGGGACAACACGAGATTCAGAGTCGGAAACACGAGAAAGGTGGAGTTTTTGTACCTCTGGTCGTTTCAACGGCTTGTGGGATCGGTTTCGTGGTTTGCGTAGTTGTGGTGCTCTGTCTCTGCTTGAGAGTCAGAAAGAAGAACGGTAAAACGCTGTCGTTTAAACGGAAACAGAGGAAGTCTCAGAAGGTTAGCATAAACCCGACTCTCGACTTCTTGTATTTAAACTCGGTCGGTGTCGATTTGGAGAGACAGAGCTCTGTTCCCGTTAAAGAAACGGAGAATGATGATGAGTTGCGTGAAGAAGAGGTTAAGACAAGCATGGAAACGGAGATTTTATTAGATTCGGACAATGCTGGTAGTTACTCAACGAAAGAGATTGTGTCGGTGCAAGAAAATGGTGATGATAAAACAGAGCACTCTGTTTCTGCTTCAGAGGAGGATGATGAGTCTTTTCATTCAGTTGGTGGTGGCTCTCAGTATTCAAATCCAAGACTCTCGAACGCTTCTTCTTCCTCTGTCTCTGGTATTGGATCCTCTCAACGCTTCTCAGAACGGGAACTAGATATTCCTGAGCATTCAGGAATATCTCATCCGCCGCCGCCACCACCACCACCGCTTCCGCATTTTTCAAACAGAGGACTTCTTCACACTCTGTCTTCGCAGGAAACGGCTAAACCGCAGACGCTTTCGTCGCAGTTATCAGCAAAAGTTTCTGCTTCATCCTCTAAACCTCTGCCGCCACCACCGCCGCCGCCGCCACGGTCGCTACAACAACCTCAAGTAACGAACAAGACGCCGCCGCCTCCTCTGTCTCTTGATTTCTCTCAACGTACACCGTTAGGTAAAGACGGAGCTCCGTTACCTAAGCTGAAACCACTTCACTGGGATAAAGTGAGGGCTACACCGGACCGGACCATGGTCTGGGATAAGATCAGAACTAGCTCTTTTGA ATTCGATGAAGAGATGATCGAGTCTCTATTTGGGTATACAATGCAAACCTCCACTAAGAACGAAGACGGGAGGTGTAAGACTCCATCGCCAGGGAAACACCTTCTTGAACCTAAAAGACTTCAGAACTTTACCATTCTATTGAAAGCTCTAAACGCAACGGCTGATCAAATCTGCTCTGCCTTGGGGAAAG GGGAAGGCTTGTGTCTACAGCAACTAGAAGCATTGGTGAAGATGGTACCTACTAAAGAAGAAGAATTAAAGCTGTGTAGCTACAAAGGAGCAGTAGATGAGCTTGGCTCGGCTGAGAAATTTCTCAGGGCGCTTGTGGGAGTTCCATTTGCGTTTCAAAGAGCTGAAGCAATGCTTTATAGAGAAACGTTTGAAGACGAAGTGGTTCATCTCAGAAACTCCTTCTCAATGCTTGAG GAAGCTTGCAAGGAGCTGAAGTCAAGCAGATTATTCCTGAAGCTTCTAGAAGCTGTCCTCAAGACTGGTAACAGGATGAATGTAGGAACCATACGCGGCGGCGCAAAAGCCTTCAAGCTTGACGCTCTCCTCAAGCTATCTGATGTAAAGGGCACAGATGGGAAGACAACTCTGCTCCACTTCGTCGTGCAAGAGATATCTAGGTCCGAGGGAATCAGGGTTTCAGACAGCATCATGGGACGGATTATGAACCAGAGACCAAACAAAAACAGAACAGCCGAGGAGAAAGAGGAGGATTACAGAAGGATGGGGCTAGATCTCGTCTCGGGTCTTAACACTGAGCTACGTAACGTGAAGAAGACGGCAACGATTGATCTTGAAGGACTCGTTAGCTCGGTGTCGAATCTGAGAGACGGGCTAGAGCAGTTGAGGTGTCTAGCGAGCAACGAAGAGAACAGAGCGTTTGTTAGTTCGATGAACTCGTTCTTGAGATACGGAGAGAAGAGCTTGGAGGAGTTGAGGGAAGACGAGGAGAGGATTATGGAGAGGGTTGGAGAGATCGCTGAGTATTTTCACGGAGACGTGAGGGGAGATGACAAGAACCCGTTGAGGATCTTTGTGATTGTTAGGGATTTTCTTGGGATGTTGGATCAAGTCTGTAGAGAGCTGAGGTGTGTTAGGGTTCCCAACAGCCCTAGCCCTTTGGCTCCATTTCGATGA
- the LOC106343929 gene encoding uncharacterized protein LOC106343929 — MKNVSFKFVFLVALLSLVFRQDLVEGRTLVPNRGGGNYHDPICNPYDPNCNKPCNPENPNCAMKQGDMDTNRADGNYHDPPCDPYYDPNCVKPCNPENPNC, encoded by the exons ATGAAGAACGTTTCCTTTAAATTTGTGTTCTTGGTTGCTCTTCTTTCTCTTGTCTTTC GACAAGATCTTGTGGAGGGTAGGACATTGGTTCCAAATAGAGGCGGCGGGAATTATCACGACCCGATTTGTAATCCGTATGATCCAAATTGCAACAAACCTTGTAATCCAGAGAATCCAAATTGCGCCATGAAACAAGGTGACATGGATACAAATAGAGCCGACGGGAACTATCACGACCCGCCTTGTGACCCGTATTATGATCCAAATTGCGTCAAACCCTGTAATCCAGAGAACCCAAATTGTTAA
- the LOC106292587 gene encoding uncharacterized protein LOC106292587, with protein MDTKSSEESSIEKEPMETSTGVDQEDSGEEEVDGDEEEEEGSDFYWEKDSFDGREYHPSDDSEYSDEDLQERARYYNRTVIETKGFFESSDKLPLYTWSGIAVASHRDLETKMYGGITGREFVGNMACECVEKHNRRNNKNVKLEHVLRANFDPGAKTKYYITFAARESDSPDAPLVEYQAKVVWSAGITYPIFCRPAPPPPIQG; from the exons ATGGATACAAAATCAAGCGAGGAATCGTCGATCGAGAAGGAGCCAATGGAAACTTCCACCGGCGTTGACCAGGAGGATTCCGGCGAAGAGGAAGTCGACGGAGATGAAGAGGAGGAGGAAGGTAGTGATTTCTATTGGGAGAAGGATAGTTTCGATGGGCGGGAATATCATCCCTCTGACGACAGCGAGTACTCAGACGAGGATCTACAGGAAAGAGCACGTTATTACAATCGCACGGTCATCGAAACCAAG GGTTTCTTTGAGTCATCTGATAAACTCCCCTTGTACACTTGGTCTGGAATTGCTGTAGCCTCGCATCGGGATCTTGAAACGAAAATGTATGGAGGTATCACGGGTCGGGAGTTCGTCGGGAACATGGCATGTGAATGTGTTGAAAAACACAACCGAAGAAACAATAAGAATGTGAAATTAGAGCATGTATTGAGGGCTAATTTCGACCCAGGAGCCAAGACTAAGTACTACATCACCTTTGCTGCAAGAGAATCTGACTCTCCTGATGCGCCTCTCGTGGAATATCAAGCTAAGGTGGTTTGGTCTGCAGGCATTACTTATCCCATCTTTTGCAGACCCGCTCCACCACCACCTATACAGGG TTAA
- the LOC106294324 gene encoding cathepsin L1-like: MYKGLLGGKPGRKNQNAQAKQHADELKKAEGSSSKIITEPMYRKVFHDIRKDWSLGTGQIIGPVMNQGLKDICWAVCFSRLSQANHNIDNPNNPLEFSYNDLINQVKPKKKEELALSNLKKAFRLIKDPGMLKVSTTRHGAMAGGDKGQRIAFDFDLYEDVDAAYIQQLLDDSYPVALRLQLDFQFSSNKGEIYYLPRKEIITPSSRLHSIILMGHGITKEGKLYFIGQNSWGTGWGCEGYIQIVIEEKCDIICLKH; the protein is encoded by the exons ATGTACAAAGGTTTACTTGGAGGTAAACCCGGCAGAAAAAATCAGAATGCCCAAGCTAAACAACACGCTGATGAACTAAAAAAGGCTGAAGGATCATCTTCCAAGATAATCACAGAACCAATGTACAGAAAG GTGTTCCATGACATAAGGAAAGATTGGAGCTTAGGAACTGGACAGATTATTGGACCCGTAATGAACCAAGGTTTAAAAG ATATATGTTGGGCTGTCTGTTTTTCTCGCCTTTCACAGGCTAATCACAACATAGACAATCCCAATAATCCACTTGAGTTCTCTTACAATGATTTGATCAATCAAGTGAAGCCTAAGAAGAAAGAAGAGTTAGCACTGTCCAATCTCAAAAAAGCTTTTAGGCTTATTAAAGACCCTGGAATGTTGAAAGTGTCAACAACAAGACATGGAGCAATG GCTGGAGGAGATAAAGGGCAGCGTATTGCATTTGACTTTGATCTTTACGAAGATGTTGATGCTGCGTACATTCAACAGTTGTTGGATGACTCCTATCCTGTTGCACTGAGGTTACAGTTGGATTTTCAATTTTCATCAAATAAGGGGGAG ATCTACTATTTGCCAAGGAAGGAGATCATTACCCCGAGCAGTCGACTACACAGCATTATTCTTATGGGTCATGGAATAACTAAAGAAGGAAAACTCTATTTCATTGGTCAGAATTCATGGGGTACAGGATGGGGCTGTGAAGGATATATCCAAATAGTCATTGAAGAAAAATGTGACATCATTTGTCTCAAGCATTAA